Genomic DNA from Coregonus clupeaformis isolate EN_2021a chromosome 9, ASM2061545v1, whole genome shotgun sequence:
TAAAGTTGGGTATAGCTGACTGGAGCTCCAGATGTGCGAGTATACACTTCAAGGTACATTTTAAGCACAGTAGGCTCCCACACGTAGGAGTTTATAGAGAAGAGCAGCCATCACTGTTCACTTCTATATTTTTTATACAATTTCTGCCAGTTGATTATATATTTTGTCCGTCTTGTTACAGTTTATGGATCTTTGAAATAATGTAATACCATTGTTTACTGTCATGCAAAATGTTTGTAGTTTTCCAGCCAGCTAAATAGAAGATAGGGCACATCTGTTTTGACTCACAGTtttcacatacagtactgtaggcctaaacacacacacaggcacacacattaGGGATTAACTGATTCCCAGAACTAAGCATTATAGTAAAGTGGATTATTAACAACCTTTTTCTGCTCAAGAAGCAGGACTGCACTGCAGTTACAACCCTAACTTCTCTACACAAACAATCAGAGGATAGAGTGACCATGGCTGGCCTGCCTTAGTTTCCTGACTGTAGCTCTGACGTCAGAGGGGGTGTTTAGAAGGGGGCCCACAGAGCACCCCTGCCTATCTGGGATGGAGCAACAGAGAGGCCGCCTCCTCACCAGCCCCTTCCTTTCCCACAATCAACAGGAAGACTGAGCCGAGTCAGAgcggagaccagagagagagagaggagccaaaCACTCAGGAGAAGGAGGACGTCTAAGAAGCTGGcaatctacattttacattttagtcatttagcagacgctcttatccagagcgacttacagttagtgagtgcatacatttttcatactctaGCACAAAGAAACGAGAAGTCTGACAAAAGGAATGAACATAACAAGTAAGAATCACAGAGAGGTGGAGAAACTCCAGTTAACGTCTCCACACAACGTCAAGGTGGAGAAATCAGACAAGAAAAGTTCCAAATACTGGGAGGGGGAGCTTCCAAAGCAAACTACAAAGGAAAAGCCAAGGTCGTCTAGTATGGCTGGGCAAGTATCCAAGAGCTCAGCACAGCGACTCAGCCGAGACCTGACCTGTTCTATCTGCCTGGATCTCTTCAAGCATCCTGTCTCCCTGCCCTGCGACCACACCTTCTGCCAGGCATGTATCGCTGGCTACTGGACGGGCCCCAGAGGCCAGGTCCAGGGGGGGTCCGGATCCTGTCCCCAGTGCAGGAAGGCGTTCCCTGGCCAGAGCTACCGGCCCAACCGCATCGTGGCTAACATAGTGGAGAGCTACTGCCAGGGCATGGAAGAGAGTGAGGGACTGCTGGGGGACGTGGGGGTACCAGAGAGGAGCCCTGCCCCTGCTCCTGCCCCACGCTGTGGCCGGCACCGAGAGGAGCTGAAGCTCTACTGTGAGGAGGACCAAGAGCTTTTGTGTCTGGTGTGTGGACTCTCTCAGGAGCACCGGAACCACACCATGGTGTGTGTGCAAGAGGCACAGCAGAGATACAGGGTAAGTCCAAATTCTATTTGACTTGTATTGCCTTTTTACACTCTTACATTTTTCAAAGAATGCTTGTAAAAGGCTTAGCTCTAGGGTTAAAAAACAACTAAGCCAAGGTTCCCAGTTGGAGGGGAAATTGAAGACAGGTGGTGCTATGGACTGAGCAGTAGAATTATGCTTGGGAGTAATTTAAGCAAAaaaagttgatttgattaaatgtGGCACAAAATAACTTAAAGTGACTTGGCATCAACAACTACAATGTCAATGATTTGTCACAACTTTACATGTCACTTTTTTTCTGTCCGACAAACTGCTCATTATTCTCCCCACATTGTCTGGTTTGGAGGTGCATCTGGCTTGTTTCCCATAACATTCATTTGCCAGCTCACTCCAAGAGCAGATTACTGTATTTACCGTAAGGCCTGGTGTAGAGAACAGAAGGCTGATGCCAACTTAGAGTCATGCCACTGCTTTGTTCTGGCCATGCAGGCGTCTCTCAACAGTTCCATGGACTCTCTGAAAGGGGAGCTGAACACGGCCCTGcaatgtgagagagagactgaggacgaGGTCAAGAAGCTCAAGGTGAGACTCTCTAGTATCTTCACCTGGTAACAATCTATACATTGCACTTAAGCCTTGAGTGTCTCATAAACCTCAACCCTCTCGAACTAACTGCCATTGCTAATGatcccccaccccacacacttTCTGTCCCCCCAGGAGCACACGGCAGACCTGAAGCAGCGCATCGAGGCCCTGTTCAGCGACCTGCACCAGTTCCTGTACCAGGAAGAGAAGCTGCTTCAGGTGAAGCTGAAGACAGAGGAGCGCAGGGAGCTGATCAGGCTGGACGAACACAAGGCCCTGCTCTGTGTGGAGGTCTGCCGTCTGCAGAGGGCCCTGAATGAGATCGAGGACAAGCTGAGAGAGCAGGACACCTTTACATTGCTGCGGGTGAGAGACAGAGCAGGGCTACTGTTTACCTACTGAAGTTATTCTAGCCTGGTGGAATTTCACATGGGAAGTAACTCAATGAGCATCCTTGATGGGGAATGTGAAAAATACGATAATGAGTTTCACACTGAAAAGTTTTAGGTTAGATTTTATGTTATTTTGCTTGTGCTGTTTGAAAAGAATGTACTGGATGGGAGGACAAAACTAGCTTGCACACTTCTAGACATTTACATCTGCAGTAATAATGTAGAAAGTAACCATTCTAGACATTCTACAGGAAGGTCTTGCTGATAGCAATGAGTAGAGTAGTACTTAATTGATCCCAACTTGGGAAATTCACTCAGCATCATCAATAAATTACAAGGACAAGACCCATATCAATGACAAACACATAAAAGACACACAATGGCCCCCCAGAGTGCAGGGAGGAACCCTTCAGGGTGGAGCACAGGCAGGATGTGGGCCCATGACCTCACTCCTGGTCGATGGTGGGGATAAGGAGATTATAGGGACAGGCTCAGACCCAGGGACTTTCCCCCAACCACTGTGAGATCCCAGAGGGCCGGGATAGCGTGAGCTCAGACAGTGATGTCATGTGGAAAACTGCTTTCTCTCTTTTTACCCACTACCAAAATTAATCAGcactctctcctcttttcctgtCTCGTCCCAGAATATCAAGACCCTGCTCCAGAGGTGAGAGCGTGGTGGGACGTGGGCCGTTTTAGATTGTTATTCCATAATGGAGTTTTCCTGTTTCTGATATGTATTGTCTGAAGCTTGTGTTGTCTTTGGCAGGCCGTCACCCAAGTTTGAGAAGCCTACTCTCACGGCTCCCAGTCTGTGTGAGGGTCGGTTCGCAGGGCCCCTGCAGTACCGAGTGTGGAAATCACTGAAAGGAAGCATCTACCCAGGTACTGTAAGGCACTCAACTTTACAGTGGAGgcttgctgaggggaggacggctcatagtaatggttggaatggagtcaatggaatagTATCAGtcacatggaaaccacgtttggtaccattccattgactccattccagccattattatgagctgtcctcccctcagcagcctccactgaaccTTTAGTAGAGTGAATTACAATTACAGCACTCATGAGCAATAATTCAGGAGCTTTCAGCAACTATTTTTGCTCTGCAACATACATTAATTGCCCAGAATTTACTACTTGATGGTTGTTCTCTTATTTAAAATGGAAAGTTGAAGTTGAAACTGCTACTGAGAATTATACTCTGTTCACATTGTAACGCTGTGTATCTGTGTCATGGCATTTAAACCATACGATACCTAACTTTACCACCTCGGTTTCCCTTATTCTCAGTTCCGGCCGCCATCACCTTCAACTCGAGCACGGCCAACCCCTGGCTtagcctgacctcctccctcaCCTGTGTCCGCTACCAGACCTTCAACCACTCTGTCCAGGACAACCCCAACCGCTTCAATGCTGCATTGTCCCTGTTGGGCAGTCAGGGCTTCACTCATGGCCGCCACTATTGGGAGATCGAGGTCTACAGCAGCACTGTGTGGACCGTGGGTGTGGCTAGAGAGACTGTATCGAGGAAGGGAGTAATCAATGCCTTGCCAGCCAATGGCTTCtggaccctgtccctgtcctatgGAATACAGTACATGGCCTGTACATCGCCCCCTACTGTGCTGTCACTGGAGGAGCCTCTGGCTAGGATAGGGGTATATCTGGATTATAAGAGGGGTCTGGTGTCTTTCTACAATGCAGAGAGCATGACACATCTCTATACATTCTGTGAAACCTTCACAGAGACGTTGTATCCCTACTTCAATCTGGGATTCCTGGATAAAGTGCATGAGAATGAGCCCCTCAAAGTCTTCCTTCCCAAAATCTGACAGCCGCGGCACGTATCTATACCCCGCAAAGAGTCGAGCCTTACACTGGTGTGGTGCTAAAATGCCCTCAAAATATAACTGTCAGATAATAAGATACGTAAAAAAACAACTGACACAAAATACTACGGTCATATTGTTTTGAGATGTTAGAAAGAGTAAGTAGTACATTTTAAAACTGTCATCTTGATGTGGGCCAGAGCTTCACCATCAAggtttgttaaatgtttttgttATCATTCTTATGTATGCGCAATAACCTTTTGCAGTATTACAGCGTAAATTGTACCTGACTGCCGTAAACGGAATGATGAATACAAAATTGCCTTATCGTGTACAATGTACAGCAGTTCAGTATTTTGAGACAAAAATGCGCCAACAATTTGAATAAGTAATTTTCAATGCATAATCATAATGTATTTATGAATTTTGGATATCATCAGAATTTCAAACGTACACCTCACGATACCgttcaaaataaataacaattcgTTTTGTGTCTGTGTTGAAATAGAACCTGTTATTTGATCTGCACAGTCTCAGCAGAAACAGTAACAGGCATAAACACACTTCTGCATGGTGGATTTGTGCATATCAGAGCACAGGAAAGAGGAAACTCACTAAGAGGTCATTTGAAGAGAGTTTTCTGTGTGGTTGTGTCACTCTTTCTTCCTGTGATCCATTTGGCTTAGCCTACAGTACATTGAACCGAGCTGAGTTATGAGTCAAAATGGATGGACCATTTCCTAGAAATCCCTGATAAACCTCTCTATCAGCATCCAGGAGCGGTAACGGAGATGGGTTGGTAACACGGTCCGCAGAACATCACAAGACATTCATAAAATGGAAGCCTGCAACGCAGCAGAGGTTCTAACACAACAACTGGTGAATTACTTGTTTTGTTTCTTTGGGATACAATAAAACAAGTACCACTAGCACCATATCAAGTACCTTAGTAGTACCTGTGGAAACAGTACAATACCATAACATTTAGTGCTACCCACTTTTTACACAGGATCAGCATGTCAGACTTCGAAGTTACATAATCTCCACAAGAGTACATTTCATATGCTCTTCTCCCCTCCCATTTACATATTTAAAGAATATATATTATTCTAAATTTAGTTTTGGAAGGAAACTGGACTTAACATAATGGCATAGGCCTACGCTATTATCAGTGGAGCAATCTGAGCAGAGTAGCTCCTACAAGGCCTTCCAAGGGCATAAATGATGTATCAATAAGTCATTACTTCATTGGATTTAATAGACTAATCAagaaagcgagggagagagagagagagagcattttaAACCTGCACAGTGATGTTTTTTGTATACCATTAGCAGTAGCACTTTGAGGAAAACATTCTCATTCCACCATGCAGGCTgatacaattacagtggggaaaacaagtatttagtcagccaccaattgtgcaagttctcccacttaaaagatgagagaggcctgtaattttcatcataggtacacgtcaactgtgttAGAGCGTgccgcttgcaacaccagggttgtgggttacaattcccacgggggatcagtatgaaaatgtatgcactcactactgtaagttgctctggataagagcgtctgtaaatGTAAAGGAGCACTTTTTatgtgagggtattttcatacacacatgttttaccgtttagaaatgaaagcactttatgtatctaatCCCCTCCCTTTGAATGCATCTtgagtatttggacaaattcacttttagtgtattaaattagtcaaaagttgtattatttggtcccatattcctagcaccaATAACTACAACAAGCTTgagatgcatttgcagtttgttttagttgtgtttcagattatttcgtgcccaatagaaattaatggtaaatcatgtattgtgtcattttgaagTGACTTTCATTATAAATAAGAACATAAtttgtttctgaacacttctacattaatgtggatcctaccatgattacggataaccATGAATGAATCATTAATAATGACGAGTGAGAAAATTaaagaggcataaatatcataccctccaaaaaatgctaacctcccctgttattgattatggtgagaggttagcatgttttgggggTATAATCTTTGTGCCTCTAACTTTCCCACTCATTATTCAGGACTGATTCAGGAtcatccgtaatcatggtagcatcaacattaatgtagaagtgcttagaaacatattatattcttatttacaataaaagtgactccaatgacacaatacattatttaccattcatttctattgggcacaaaataatctgaaacacaaccaaaacaaactgcaaatggttccaacaagtttgtagagtcacaagcttgatgtagtcattgtgcgCTAGGAATATTGGAGATTATAATAAAatgtttgactactttaatacattaTAAGtgcatttgtccaaatacttatgacaccttcaaatggggggactagataaattaagtgctttcatttctaaactgtaaaagagatatgtatgaaaataccc
This window encodes:
- the LOC121574380 gene encoding E3 ubiquitin-protein ligase TRIM62-like, with translation MNITSKNHREVEKLQLTSPHNVKVEKSDKKSSKYWEGELPKQTTKEKPRSSSMAGQVSKSSAQRLSRDLTCSICLDLFKHPVSLPCDHTFCQACIAGYWTGPRGQVQGGSGSCPQCRKAFPGQSYRPNRIVANIVESYCQGMEESEGLLGDVGVPERSPAPAPAPRCGRHREELKLYCEEDQELLCLVCGLSQEHRNHTMVCVQEAQQRYRASLNSSMDSLKGELNTALQCERETEDEVKKLKEHTADLKQRIEALFSDLHQFLYQEEKLLQVKLKTEERRELIRLDEHKALLCVEVCRLQRALNEIEDKLREQDTFTLLRNIKTLLQRPSPKFEKPTLTAPSLCEGRFAGPLQYRVWKSLKGSIYPVPAAITFNSSTANPWLSLTSSLTCVRYQTFNHSVQDNPNRFNAALSLLGSQGFTHGRHYWEIEVYSSTVWTVGVARETVSRKGVINALPANGFWTLSLSYGIQYMACTSPPTVLSLEEPLARIGVYLDYKRGLVSFYNAESMTHLYTFCETFTETLYPYFNLGFLDKVHENEPLKVFLPKI